The DNA window GCTCTCGATGGCGACACTGGTGCCGGCATTCATGGTTTCCGAACTGCGGCGAGGTTTCGAGATCGGTTTCCTGTTGCTTTTGCCGTTCCTCATCATCGACCTCGCGGTTTCTGCCGTACTGATGGCGATGGGTATGATGATGCTGCCCCCGCCCACGATCTCGCTGCCGATGAAGATCGTGTTCTTTGTGCTGGTGGATGGCTGGGCGCTGGTCGCGGGGTCGCTGGTCAGAAGCTTCGGCAGCGGCTGAACGGCATTCGTTCAGCCGAGACTCGCCGATATGTCGGGCGCTCCGATGCCAGAGGCCGGAGCGACACCAAATCGGAGCTCGGGGCTTTCAAGCCATTGCGCGAAACTCGCAAACTGGATCTTGTTGGCGAAAACCAGTCCGACATTGTTGTCCGTGCTCGATCGACTGCTGCAAGCAAGCGGCGCCATGCCTGGCAAAGTGAGGAAGACCTCCGCGTGACGCGGAATGGAAAAGTCGGCCGCCACCCGGCAGCCTCCGAGCGAGATATTGACGAGATGCACCTCGGTCGGACAACCATCGATATCGAGGCGTGCAGAAGCGCTGGCCGCGAAGCGCGGGCTTCGCGCGATCAGCCTAGCGCCCGAAGGACCGACAGGCGCGGAGAGAAGGATCTCTTGATCGACTTGCCCGGCGAAAGCGATTCCCGCAGAAAGATCGTTCGTCCACGCGACGTGTCCTTCCAGGCATACGCCGCTCCGCGCCTCGATCGCGATTCTCTCGCCCTTCTCGAGCGGAGAAATCGTTTCGATGCCCATTCCCCCCGACGACACGTTGCGAATGCGGCAGATCGTATCACTGCCCCGTCGCCCCAGGCGACCGAGCATCAACAAGGTCACCATGCGATCGACGCGCGCTATCTCGGATCGTCCACCATTGGCGTTCGGGTCGAAGGACAGACCGGCAGGCTGGGTCTGCGAGGTTAACTTGATCGGAGTGAGTTTCATGTCAGGCGGGCCTTGCACTGGCTATGGCGACGGCGCTCACGGTGCCCTTTTCGAACGCGGCGTCCGCCGATTCCTGGACGATTGCCCGGAAAACCTCGAGTGTGGGCAAAGTCCCATCGGGTCCGCTCGCCATCGGCTTGCGATAGGTCCGCATGTTGATCTCGTGTCGCAGCAGCGGGAGACGCGCAGCAACGTCTTCCGCCTGATCTTCCGGCACCTGAAGCGCGAGCTCGAACGATACATAGCCTGCGAGGCGTTGCCCGTCGGGCAGCACCAGCGGGGCCATCACATCGTTGACTTCGACGAG is part of the Alteriqipengyuania halimionae genome and encodes:
- a CDS encoding PilZ domain-containing protein; translated protein: MKLTPIKLTSQTQPAGLSFDPNANGGRSEIARVDRMVTLLMLGRLGRRGSDTICRIRNVSSGGMGIETISPLEKGERIAIEARSGVCLEGHVAWTNDLSAGIAFAGQVDQEILLSAPVGPSGARLIARSPRFAASASARLDIDGCPTEVHLVNISLGGCRVAADFSIPRHAEVFLTLPGMAPLACSSRSSTDNNVGLVFANKIQFASFAQWLESPELRFGVAPASGIGAPDISASLG